A window of the Lactobacillus gasseri ATCC 33323 = JCM 1131 genome harbors these coding sequences:
- a CDS encoding dihydrofolate reductase — translation MIRFIWAEDEDGHIGYQGTLPWHLPADLKHFKDLTSNHIIVMGRRTFESFPGLLPKRQHIILSTSPTLQRKYQNNAHVKIFSQLKELKNWIKDHSEQTIDIIGGARVFEEFMDEVDMIEKTKIHHVFKGDTLMPKINYEDFELINTKAHQADEKNKFAYDFLEYERKEK, via the coding sequence ATGATAAGGTTTATTTGGGCTGAGGATGAAGATGGACATATTGGTTACCAAGGGACATTACCTTGGCATTTGCCTGCTGATTTAAAACATTTTAAGGATTTAACTTCTAATCATATAATTGTTATGGGAAGACGGACCTTTGAAAGTTTCCCTGGACTGTTGCCTAAAAGACAACATATTATTCTCTCAACTAGTCCAACTTTACAACGTAAATATCAAAATAACGCACATGTTAAAATTTTTTCTCAACTTAAAGAACTAAAGAATTGGATAAAGGACCATAGTGAACAGACAATTGATATTATTGGTGGAGCAAGAGTTTTTGAAGAATTCATGGATGAGGTTGATATGATTGAAAAGACTAAGATTCACCATGTCTTCAAAGGTGATACTTTGATGCCAAAGATAAATTATGAAGATTTTGAACTAATCAATACTAAAGCTCACCAAGCAGATGAGAAGAATAAATTTGCCTATGATTTTTTAGAATATGAAAGAAAAGAGAAATAA
- a CDS encoding SLC45 family MFS transporter, which translates to MNENDKVAGLPELAKSVIWMINFGYLGIQIAFTLETSQMSRIFQTLGADPTKLGWFFILPPLAGLVVQPAIGSLSDKTWAPKLGGRRLPYLLIGMIFAVIMMLLLPNIGNFGLGYGSVEALVFGAIAIAILDVSANMAMQPFKMMIGDMVNDEQKSYAYGIQSMLSNSGAVIAAFFPFLLTILGVANTAKKGVVPQSVVISFYVGAAILVITSLLTVTKVHEYDPQTYARYHGINEEDNKKDGNWFVLLKKAPKVFWEVSLVQLFCWFSFQYLSTYATGAIAANVWKAFDPASVGYQLAGNWFGVLTAVQSIAAVIWSYILAKVPNDHHKLGYGISLLLGAVGYGSIFFIQSQNLLILSFILIGISWAAMNTYPLTLVSNALSGKHMGTYLGLFNCSICLPQIIASLLSFVLFPLLKCSMPAMMLTAGISGVLGAISVLFIKETYGN; encoded by the coding sequence ATGAATGAAAATGATAAAGTAGCGGGTTTACCAGAACTTGCTAAAAGCGTGATTTGGATGATTAATTTTGGATATTTAGGTATTCAAATTGCTTTTACGCTTGAAACATCGCAAATGAGTCGTATTTTTCAAACTTTAGGTGCAGATCCTACGAAGTTAGGCTGGTTCTTTATTTTGCCGCCTTTGGCTGGCTTAGTTGTTCAACCAGCCATTGGATCACTTTCTGATAAAACTTGGGCACCTAAGCTTGGGGGAAGAAGATTACCATATTTATTAATTGGAATGATTTTTGCGGTAATTATGATGCTACTCTTACCAAATATCGGAAATTTTGGCTTAGGCTATGGATCGGTTGAGGCTCTAGTTTTTGGTGCTATTGCCATTGCTATTTTAGATGTATCTGCCAATATGGCTATGCAGCCCTTTAAAATGATGATTGGTGATATGGTTAATGATGAACAAAAATCATATGCATATGGCATTCAAAGTATGCTTTCAAATTCTGGTGCAGTAATTGCAGCATTTTTCCCATTTTTATTAACAATTTTGGGAGTTGCTAATACTGCTAAAAAGGGTGTGGTACCACAATCAGTTGTAATCTCTTTTTATGTAGGAGCTGCAATCCTTGTTATTACTAGCTTGTTAACAGTAACAAAGGTACATGAATATGATCCTCAAACTTATGCACGTTATCATGGTATTAATGAAGAAGATAATAAAAAAGATGGAAATTGGTTTGTCTTATTAAAAAAAGCACCCAAAGTTTTCTGGGAAGTTTCATTAGTTCAATTATTTTGCTGGTTCTCATTTCAATATTTATCAACTTATGCTACTGGCGCAATTGCAGCTAATGTATGGAAAGCATTTGATCCAGCTTCTGTTGGTTACCAACTTGCAGGTAACTGGTTTGGCGTTTTGACTGCTGTACAATCAATTGCTGCCGTAATTTGGTCATATATTTTGGCAAAAGTACCAAATGACCATCATAAGTTAGGGTATGGAATTAGTTTATTGCTTGGAGCTGTGGGATATGGCTCGATCTTTTTTATTCAATCTCAAAATTTGCTTATCTTGTCATTTATTTTGATTGGAATTTCTTGGGCAGCTATGAATACTTATCCTTTAACTCTGGTTTCGAATGCTTTATCGGGCAAACATATGGGGACGTATTTAGGATTATTTAACTGTTCAATTTGTTTACCGCAGATTATTGCTTCATTATTGAGTTTCGTACTATTTCCACTCTTAAAATGTTCAATGCCAGCCATGATGCTGACGGCAGGAATTTCTGGAGTGTTGGGGGCAATTTCCGTTTTATTTATTAAGGAAACGTATGGAAACTAA